Proteins encoded together in one Acidobacteriota bacterium window:
- the mgtE gene encoding magnesium transporter, with protein MRRLEVTVRRLVRREARQGLIKVLSKVRPEDVAVLLRGLTPAEQLQVFGILMKEFPDAVVDVLTEVSPNQRLELMERLTPDQIGAIVERAPVDDAVFLIESLPSELRDRVLDLVDVKDLKEVRSQLTYADDTAGRIMDTGYFAVTEETTVGEAIAALREQQEVEMIFYLYVIDDVGHLRGVTSLRQLLLRRPERTLGDIMQSDLIKVSTDTDQEVVAQLAARYDLLAIPVTDDSNRLVGIVTVDDIVDVVREEATEDFYKMVGTSDDELQYSERSWKVAGIRLPWLLVNLVGLLLTGVLLQHFQSIHAEALFLLAFVPAIMGMAGNSGTQTSTITVRGIATGRLAASSGRVRHFVWQQLKVGLLLGLITGLCKEHIDSVHKIAEVIERFKEKTGNYPFIENWSNVEEGYVAV; from the coding sequence ATGCGCCGTCTCGAAGTGACGGTTCGCCGCCTCGTACGCCGAGAAGCCCGCCAGGGCCTGATCAAGGTTCTGAGCAAGGTGCGCCCGGAGGACGTGGCCGTGCTCCTGCGCGGCCTCACCCCCGCGGAACAGCTGCAGGTCTTCGGCATCCTGATGAAAGAGTTCCCCGACGCCGTGGTGGACGTGCTGACGGAGGTCAGCCCGAACCAGCGGCTGGAGCTGATGGAGCGGCTCACCCCGGACCAGATCGGCGCCATCGTCGAGCGGGCGCCGGTGGACGACGCCGTCTTCCTCATCGAGAGCCTGCCTTCGGAGCTGCGGGATCGGGTCCTGGACCTGGTGGACGTCAAGGACCTGAAGGAGGTCCGCAGCCAGCTCACCTATGCCGACGACACCGCCGGCCGGATCATGGACACCGGCTACTTCGCGGTCACCGAAGAGACCACGGTGGGGGAGGCCATCGCCGCCCTGCGGGAGCAGCAGGAGGTAGAGATGATCTTCTACCTCTACGTCATCGACGACGTCGGCCACCTGCGGGGCGTCACCTCGCTGCGCCAGCTGCTGTTGCGGCGGCCGGAGCGCACCCTCGGCGACATCATGCAGTCGGACCTGATCAAGGTCTCCACCGACACCGATCAGGAAGTGGTGGCCCAGCTGGCGGCGCGCTACGACCTGCTGGCGATCCCGGTCACCGACGACTCCAACCGGCTGGTGGGCATCGTCACCGTCGACGACATCGTCGACGTGGTGCGCGAGGAGGCCACCGAAGACTTCTACAAGATGGTCGGTACCTCCGACGACGAGCTCCAATACTCCGAGCGCTCGTGGAAGGTGGCGGGGATCCGGCTGCCTTGGCTGCTGGTCAACCTGGTGGGCCTGCTGCTCACCGGCGTGCTGCTCCAGCACTTCCAGTCCATTCACGCCGAGGCCCTCTTCCTCCTCGCCTTCGTGCCGGCGATCATGGGTATGGCGGGCAACAGCGGCACCCAGACCTCCACCATCACCGTCCGCGGCATCGCCACCGGCCGGTTGGCGGCCTCCTCCGGTCGCGTGCGCCACTTCGTCTGGCAGCAGCTCAAGGTCGGTCTCCTGCTGGGGTTGATCACCGGTCTGTGTAAAGAGCACATAGATTCTGTTCATAAAATAGCAGAAGTTATCGAACGTTTTAAGGAAAAAACTGGAAATTACCCATTCATAGAGAATTGGTCAAACGTGGAAGAGGGTTACGTAGCTGT
- the era gene encoding GTPase Era, whose product MASDAPGPASTDGASVGGASADGASESPRSGTVALVGRPNAGKSTLLNRLLGEKVAIVSDKPQTTRHRIVGIHSEERGQIVFYDTPGVHKPLYRMNRAMVSHATDSLNGADVVCLLVDASQSFGSGDQYLLDLVERSEGPKLLLLNKIDQIDKRRLLPLLERYGATGLFEELIPISALRGEGAEIVLEELFRRLPEGPPLYDSELLTVHPERFLVAERIREKVLEQTRDEIPFTSAVLLDRWEEDDATGLVRIFATVLVEKPGQKSIVIGRQGRRIKSIGMAARKDLEEYLERRVYLDLQVRLEPDWRENQRLLTELDRDLHGRLD is encoded by the coding sequence ATGGCGAGTGATGCGCCGGGCCCTGCTTCGACAGACGGAGCCTCGGTGGGCGGAGCCTCGGCGGACGGAGCCTCGGAGTCCCCTCGCAGCGGCACCGTGGCCCTGGTAGGCCGCCCCAACGCCGGCAAATCGACCCTGCTCAACCGGCTGTTGGGGGAGAAGGTGGCCATCGTCTCCGACAAACCCCAGACCACCCGCCATCGCATCGTGGGCATCCACAGCGAGGAGCGGGGGCAAATCGTCTTCTACGACACCCCCGGGGTGCACAAACCCCTCTACCGGATGAATCGGGCGATGGTCTCCCACGCCACCGATTCCCTCAACGGCGCCGACGTGGTCTGCCTGCTGGTGGATGCCTCCCAAAGCTTCGGCTCCGGGGACCAATACCTCCTCGACCTGGTGGAGCGTAGCGAGGGGCCGAAGCTGCTGCTGCTCAACAAGATCGACCAGATCGACAAGCGCCGGCTGCTGCCGCTCCTCGAACGCTATGGCGCCACCGGCCTGTTCGAGGAGCTGATCCCCATCAGCGCCCTCCGCGGCGAGGGAGCGGAGATCGTCCTGGAAGAGCTCTTCCGGCGCCTGCCGGAGGGACCCCCGCTCTACGATTCGGAGTTGCTGACAGTGCATCCGGAGCGCTTCCTGGTGGCGGAGCGCATCCGCGAGAAGGTGCTGGAACAAACTCGAGACGAGATTCCCTTCACGTCCGCCGTGCTCCTGGATCGCTGGGAAGAGGACGACGCCACCGGCCTGGTGCGCATCTTCGCCACGGTGCTGGTGGAGAAGCCCGGGCAGAAGAGCATCGTCATCGGTCGCCAGGGCCGGCGCATCAAGTCCATCGGCATGGCCGCCCGCAAGGATCTGGAGGAGTACCTGGAGCGTCGGGTCTACCTCGATCTACAGGTGCGCCTGGAGCCCGATTGGCGGGAGAACCAGCGCCTGTTGACGGAGCTCGACCGCGACCTCCACGGTCGCCTCGACTGA
- a CDS encoding hemolysin family protein, with amino-acid sequence MITGVATATVALCLTAVLSAMLERSGPIRLRHWIEEAQGAMRKLYKSPRQFEAFCFLLSVVAKVTPAVLFLFLVPLVGPVESVRSWLVGLGITLVAVAAVEYLNRRLVSQDPEGVLRGLTRAYSLARMLFTPLLGLTAAFMPRRDLQRLEEDDDEVSDEEINAFIDVGTREGILDHHEGELVRSVVDFGDTLVRSVMTPRIDLVCASVESSLDEVAEIFAESTHSRIPLYRRSIDQIVGVLHLRDLLRGMRGEPQPPLQKLAKPIWLVPETKPLDEVLKELQERRQQLAVVVDEYGGTAGLVTIEDLLEEIVGEIVDSDEELPPQIQRLPDGGWLFDGRMRIEELERIFSITFDDEPYDTVGGLVFTTFGYVPEPGEVTETQGLRLTVEAVDERRVQTVRAEKVAMDEVEEEVGDGE; translated from the coding sequence TTGATCACCGGTGTCGCGACGGCAACCGTCGCGCTCTGTCTTACCGCTGTGCTCTCCGCCATGCTCGAGCGCAGCGGACCCATTCGCCTGCGCCATTGGATCGAGGAAGCCCAGGGCGCGATGCGCAAGCTCTACAAGTCGCCGCGCCAATTCGAGGCTTTCTGCTTCCTGCTCAGCGTGGTGGCCAAGGTCACCCCAGCGGTGCTTTTTCTCTTTCTGGTGCCCTTGGTGGGACCGGTGGAGAGCGTGCGCAGCTGGTTGGTGGGGCTGGGCATCACCCTGGTGGCCGTGGCGGCGGTGGAATACCTCAACCGGCGCCTGGTGAGCCAGGACCCGGAGGGCGTCCTGCGCGGCCTCACTCGGGCCTATTCACTGGCCCGCATGCTGTTCACGCCGCTCCTCGGCTTGACCGCGGCGTTCATGCCCCGGCGGGATCTCCAGCGTCTCGAGGAAGATGACGACGAGGTCTCCGACGAAGAGATCAACGCCTTCATCGACGTCGGCACCCGAGAGGGCATCCTCGATCACCACGAGGGCGAGTTGGTGCGCAGCGTGGTGGATTTCGGCGACACCCTGGTGCGCAGCGTCATGACCCCGCGCATCGACCTGGTGTGTGCTTCGGTGGAGTCTTCCCTCGACGAGGTGGCGGAGATCTTCGCCGAATCCACCCATTCGCGGATCCCTCTCTACCGGCGCTCCATCGACCAGATCGTCGGCGTCCTGCACCTGCGGGATCTGCTGCGGGGTATGCGCGGCGAGCCCCAGCCGCCGCTCCAGAAGCTCGCCAAACCCATCTGGTTGGTGCCCGAGACCAAGCCGTTGGACGAGGTGCTCAAAGAGCTCCAGGAGCGCCGCCAGCAGCTGGCGGTGGTGGTGGACGAGTACGGCGGCACCGCCGGACTGGTGACCATCGAGGATCTGCTGGAAGAGATCGTCGGCGAAATCGTCGACTCCGACGAAGAGCTGCCGCCACAGATCCAGCGCCTACCCGATGGTGGCTGGCTCTTCGATGGTCGCATGCGCATCGAGGAGTTGGAGCGTATCTTCAGCATCACCTTCGACGACGAGCCCTACGACACCGTCGGCGGACTGGTCTTCACCACCTTCGGCTATGTGCCGGAGCCCGGGGAGGTCACGGAAACCCAGGGGCTGCGCCTCACCGTCGAGGCGGTGGACGAGCGCCGGGTGCAGACGGTGCGGGCGGAGAAGGTGGCCATGGACGAGGTCGAGGAGGAGGTCGGCGATGGCGAGTGA
- the ybeY gene encoding rRNA maturation RNase YbeY produces the protein MSSEPPSIGPSPDSLRGSGCEVAIQNPCRYPQVRVRALRPWVQALVAELAPEAASLGLRFTSDRELRRLNRTYRGKDRPTDVLSFPGDLSVSEEGAAEGGEGHLGDVAISVPTARRQAAAAGHAAGRELRLLTLHGVLHCLGYDHETDDGTMERLERRLRRRWLEEE, from the coding sequence TTGAGCTCCGAACCTCCCTCTATCGGCCCCAGCCCGGACTCCCTGCGCGGCTCCGGCTGCGAGGTGGCGATCCAGAACCCCTGCCGCTATCCCCAGGTGCGGGTGCGCGCTCTGCGTCCCTGGGTGCAGGCGTTGGTGGCGGAGCTGGCCCCGGAGGCCGCTAGCCTCGGCCTGCGCTTCACCAGCGACCGGGAGCTGCGGCGGCTCAATCGGACCTACCGCGGCAAGGACCGGCCCACCGATGTGCTCTCCTTCCCCGGTGACCTGTCGGTCTCCGAAGAGGGGGCCGCCGAAGGTGGGGAGGGGCATCTGGGAGATGTGGCCATCTCCGTGCCCACGGCCCGGCGCCAGGCCGCGGCGGCGGGCCACGCCGCGGGGCGAGAATTGCGTTTGTTGACTTTGCACGGCGTTCTGCACTGTCTCGGCTACGACCACGAAACCGACGACGGCACCATGGAAAGGTTGGAGCGGCGCCTTCGCCGGCGTTGGCTCGAGGAGGAATAA
- a CDS encoding HDIG domain-containing protein produces MTNGTGKTTTRKKAQNGFWTRWSQGLERGRARLLEAQAPWLLVFVLLATWALVPHSGLGVFDGESLGEGAIAPRDFVAPVDLPLEDLATTEEKRRKAREDVLPVYDFDSGLAAELDQRFQRLFARGRELLAETPPERQGSDPLRERVVAELEGFAGLKVDPAALALLYRDSFSMDLEDRIRGVLAEVLRLGVVSSKNLLLDNRVRGVTLLDLRTGTERRHLDLYDHLGYPDEVRDFVAAEVRRWPALNNQQRQVVVDLITANISPNLNPNSAETLARRDAAAAAAEPVFVQIRRGQVIVRKGDQIDAAAARTIQTLTRQNRSSGNLLPLLGSFLLALLAASVLWLGLRDESPAGQSRVRLFNECLLFLIAGILGASFGFQLARSLSATIEADPLNSMNSYLFAVPFASLAVVSRLLGSRNTALWVTLVFSVLTAGIAPDGSRWLGLFCLAGSLTAIFTLDRFQFKQRLVMVRAGVIIGLANAVFILVAAALSNADELSLSRLGFDLACGLLGGLIVGGVASFAVPILESLLSLTTDIKLVELSNTNLPLLRRLAFEAPGSFQHSLMVANLAKAGCEAINADAVLAYTGALYHDIGKVERSEYFIENQRGGRNPHDKLSPSMSTLVLVNHVKFGLELARSYNLPPPLRDAIAQHHGTRRITFFYNKAKEKAHCEDEVREADFRYPGPKPQTKVMGVLMLADGVEAASRTLVEPTEQKIRELIRKIVEDCLKDGQLDETDLTLADIRMVSQAFHRVLSNIYHRRIDYPGFDFNQKDGKTARLTAAEEAQVQEAKAS; encoded by the coding sequence ATGACGAACGGAACCGGCAAGACCACCACCCGGAAGAAGGCTCAAAACGGCTTCTGGACGCGCTGGAGCCAGGGCCTGGAGCGGGGCAGAGCGCGGCTGCTGGAAGCCCAGGCTCCCTGGCTGCTGGTCTTTGTTCTGCTGGCCACCTGGGCGCTGGTGCCCCACAGCGGGCTCGGCGTCTTCGACGGCGAGTCCCTGGGGGAAGGAGCTATCGCGCCGCGGGATTTCGTCGCACCGGTGGATCTGCCCCTCGAGGACCTGGCCACCACCGAGGAAAAGCGCCGCAAGGCCCGGGAAGACGTGCTGCCGGTCTACGACTTCGACTCCGGGCTGGCAGCGGAGCTCGATCAGCGCTTCCAGCGGCTCTTCGCCCGCGGCCGCGAACTGCTGGCGGAGACGCCGCCGGAGCGCCAGGGCAGTGATCCCCTGCGAGAACGGGTGGTGGCGGAGCTGGAGGGCTTCGCCGGGCTCAAGGTGGACCCGGCGGCCCTGGCCTTGCTCTACCGCGACAGCTTCTCCATGGACCTGGAGGACCGCATCCGCGGGGTGCTGGCGGAGGTGCTTCGGCTCGGCGTGGTGAGCTCGAAGAACCTCCTCTTGGACAATCGGGTCCGGGGTGTCACCCTTCTGGACCTGCGTACCGGCACCGAGCGCCGCCACCTCGACCTCTACGACCACTTGGGCTATCCTGACGAGGTGCGCGATTTCGTCGCTGCTGAAGTCCGCCGCTGGCCGGCCTTGAACAACCAGCAGCGGCAGGTGGTGGTGGATCTGATCACCGCCAACATCTCCCCAAACCTCAACCCCAACAGCGCCGAGACCTTGGCCCGGCGGGATGCCGCCGCCGCCGCCGCCGAGCCGGTCTTCGTCCAGATCCGCCGTGGTCAGGTGATCGTCCGCAAGGGGGACCAGATCGACGCCGCCGCCGCTCGCACCATCCAGACCCTGACCCGCCAGAATCGCTCCTCCGGCAATCTCCTACCCTTGCTCGGCAGCTTTCTGCTGGCGCTGCTGGCGGCGTCGGTGCTGTGGCTCGGCCTGAGGGACGAGAGCCCGGCGGGGCAGAGTCGGGTGCGGCTGTTCAACGAATGCCTGCTCTTCCTCATCGCCGGCATCCTCGGCGCCAGCTTTGGCTTCCAGCTCGCCCGCAGCCTCAGTGCCACCATCGAGGCGGACCCCCTCAACTCCATGAACAGCTACCTCTTCGCCGTCCCCTTCGCCTCCCTGGCGGTGGTCTCGCGGCTCTTGGGAAGCCGCAATACGGCGCTGTGGGTGACCCTGGTCTTCTCCGTGCTCACCGCCGGCATCGCTCCCGACGGTAGCCGGTGGCTGGGGCTCTTCTGCCTGGCGGGATCGCTGACGGCGATCTTCACCCTCGACCGCTTCCAATTCAAGCAGCGCCTGGTGATGGTGCGCGCCGGCGTCATCATCGGACTCGCCAACGCCGTCTTCATCCTGGTGGCGGCGGCCCTGTCCAATGCCGATGAGCTCTCTCTGTCGCGGCTCGGCTTCGATCTCGCCTGCGGCCTGCTGGGGGGCCTCATCGTCGGCGGCGTGGCGAGCTTCGCCGTGCCCATTCTCGAGTCCTTGCTCTCTCTGACCACCGACATCAAGCTGGTGGAGCTGAGCAACACCAACCTGCCGTTGCTGCGCCGTCTGGCCTTCGAGGCGCCGGGATCCTTCCAGCATTCACTGATGGTGGCCAATCTGGCCAAAGCCGGCTGCGAGGCGATCAACGCCGACGCCGTCCTCGCCTACACCGGAGCCCTCTACCACGACATCGGCAAGGTGGAGCGCTCCGAATACTTCATCGAGAATCAGCGCGGCGGACGCAACCCCCACGACAAGCTCTCGCCCTCCATGAGCACCCTGGTGCTGGTCAACCATGTCAAGTTCGGCCTCGAGCTGGCGCGCTCCTATAATTTGCCGCCGCCGCTGCGGGACGCCATCGCCCAGCATCACGGCACCCGCCGCATCACCTTCTTCTACAACAAGGCGAAGGAGAAGGCGCACTGTGAGGACGAGGTGCGGGAAGCGGACTTCCGCTATCCCGGACCCAAACCCCAGACCAAGGTGATGGGGGTGCTGATGCTCGCCGACGGCGTCGAAGCCGCCAGCCGCACGCTGGTGGAGCCCACGGAGCAGAAGATTCGCGAGCTGATTCGCAAGATCGTCGAGGATTGCCTCAAGGACGGCCAGCTGGACGAGACCGATCTGACCCTGGCGGATATCCGCATGGTCTCCCAGGCCTTCCACCGGGTGCTGTCGAATATCTACCACCGGCGCATCGACTATCCCGGCTTCGACTTCAACCAGAAGGACGGGAAGACCGCCCGGCTGACGGCGGCGGAAGAAGCCCAGGTGCAGGAGGCGAAGGCATCGTGA